A stretch of the candidate division KSB1 bacterium genome encodes the following:
- a CDS encoding c-type cytochrome, with protein sequence MSPQWTSTLGIVFVVLAGVQVWLMLEVVGREKSKFSARFLSIMHRVNGYLFLAMYVFFLYVMIQKVAATNSPLDTKSLIHMILAVAILPMLLVKILIVRFYPKLFDTVVPLIGIGIFVLTFCFVFITGGYYFIKSATTKYVSTFDPQSSYLDIDVGRQLVIQKCNKCHDLTRVFTMVKSPEDWKGTVNRMVQRDPTWIAANQIDQIVYFLSERQNINHTEQILTVQIETLLDTKCSRCHNVERVFAQRRTRQEWRTLVTRMSNRHRSWISDTEANVIGDYLARIYGIKKETQIKLAALVKLPVQREINFAPLFEKLGCVFCHGEEGYGEAADTPDWTETEWQDEKSDDDLFKSIAEGVGTQMPSFENKLSKDEIKAAVKFVRSFKGRE encoded by the coding sequence GTCGGGAGAAATCAAAATTCAGCGCGCGCTTTCTTTCGATTATGCACCGGGTTAACGGGTATCTGTTTCTTGCTATGTACGTCTTTTTTCTCTATGTTATGATCCAAAAAGTCGCCGCAACCAACTCTCCCCTTGACACCAAGTCGCTTATCCACATGATTCTGGCGGTCGCAATTTTACCGATGCTTTTGGTGAAAATTCTAATCGTTCGTTTTTATCCAAAGTTGTTCGATACGGTGGTGCCGTTGATCGGCATTGGGATTTTTGTTTTGACGTTTTGCTTTGTTTTTATCACCGGAGGGTATTATTTTATCAAGAGTGCTACAACAAAATATGTCAGCACGTTTGATCCACAATCCAGTTATCTCGATATTGATGTTGGTCGCCAACTCGTCATTCAGAAATGCAACAAATGCCATGATCTCACCCGCGTTTTTACTATGGTTAAATCACCCGAAGATTGGAAAGGCACGGTCAACCGGATGGTGCAGCGCGACCCGACCTGGATTGCGGCCAATCAAATCGATCAAATTGTTTATTTCCTGAGTGAACGCCAAAATATAAACCACACCGAACAAATTCTTACGGTACAAATCGAAACACTTCTCGACACTAAATGTTCAAGGTGCCATAATGTCGAGCGGGTATTTGCGCAGCGCCGCACCCGGCAGGAGTGGCGCACTTTAGTAACCCGAATGAGCAACCGCCACCGCAGTTGGATCAGCGACACGGAAGCGAATGTGATCGGGGATTATCTAGCAAGAATTTATGGCATTAAAAAGGAGACCCAAATCAAGCTGGCCGCACTTGTCAAACTGCCGGTTCAACGTGAAATCAACTTTGCGCCTTTATTTGAGAAATTGGGATGTGTCTTCTGCCATGGAGAAGAGGGCTACGGCGAAGCTGCCGACACCCCGGACTGGACCGAAACCGAATGGCAGGATGAAAAAAGCGATGACGATTTGTTCAAATCTATTGCCGAAGGAGTCGGGACTCAAATGCCGAGTTTTGAAAATAAACTTAGCAAGGATGAAATAAAAGCGGCAGTAAAATTTGTTCGTAGTTTTAAAGGAAGGGAGTAA